One window of the Rosa rugosa chromosome 3, drRosRugo1.1, whole genome shotgun sequence genome contains the following:
- the LOC133737285 gene encoding protein DOWN-REGULATED IN DIF1 11-like — protein MARVDQNVFVKVGLVLVSVALFMSSFAAAQEYEVIYQISDDAAASPIGIEVDLVIDDAFPPISSENGQYVFPPNPSPESYKKLDECVNKITGYYAGEILPLIFKSEPLTTDSCKAILHLGYDCHIRLVKTLLSRPELKEKASEMLPKSVQIWETCAFVAPSPF, from the coding sequence ATGGCTAGAGTTGATCAAAATGTGTTTGTCAAGGTAGGTTTGGTGTTAGTAAGTGTAGCACTATTCATGTCATCATTTGCAGCAGCTCAAGAATATGAGGTTATTTATCAAATTTCTGATGATGCTGCGGCGAGCCCTATTGGCATCGAGGTTGACTTAGTCATTGATGATGCCTTCCCTCCAATTTCTTCAGAAAACGGTCAATATGTGTTCCCTCCTAACCCATCACCGGAATCTTATAAGAAGTTGGATGAATGTGTAAATAAGATTACAGGATATTATGCTGGAGAGATCTTGCCCCTAATTTTTAAAAGCGAACCTCTCACTACGGATAGTTGCAAAGCCATTCTGCATTTGGGATATGATTGTCACATTCGGTTAGTGAAAACTCTGCTCTCACGTCCGGAACTAAAAGAAAAAGCTTCTGAGATGCTGCCTAAAAGTGTGCAGATTTGGGAAACATGTGCCTTTGTTGCCCCTTCTCCTTTCTAA
- the LOC133737286 gene encoding uncharacterized protein LOC133737286, whose amino-acid sequence MARFVMVGLVFASVSLLMSSAAAQVPDYDYLPNESITPASSEDDEAYAPVRIEYGFPPEPFRGYYDNLDQCEDTFNLTYVKEIYRGMFKTEPLNKNCCKNLVQMGYGCHSRLAKFANPRNKAKASMALAKSVQIWQKCVSVVETG is encoded by the coding sequence ATGGCAAGATTTGTCATGGTTGGTTTGGTCTTTGCAAGTGTATCATTGCTCATGTCATCTGCAGCAGCTCAAGTTCCTGATTATGACTATCTACCCAATGAGTCCATTACCCCTGCTAGCTCTGAAGATGATGAAGCCTACGCTCCAGTTAGGATCGAGTATGGGTTTCCACCAGAGCCGTTCCGTGGATATTATGACAATTTAGACCAATGTGAAGACACCTTCAACCTAACTTATGTTAAAGAGATTTACCGCGGTATGTTCAAAACCGAGCCTCTTAATAAGAACTGTTGCAAGAACCTTGTGCAGATGGGATATGGCTGTCACAGTAGGTTAGCGAAATTTGCGAACCCGAGAAATAAAGCAAAAGCTTCCATGGCATTGGCTAAGAGTGTGCAGATTTGGCAAAAGTGTGTCTCAGTTGTTGAAACTGGTTGA